A single genomic interval of Prochlorococcus marinus XMU1406 harbors:
- a CDS encoding pentapeptide repeat-containing protein, with product MIKSIVFPSLKNALIAILLVGIIFFNSVNSAWAKRPPEIRNQQDLNLEPDMHGQDLSGNEYVKFDLNGFNFSESNLEGAVFNNSKLQNATFTGANLRDALAYATDFTDADLSDVNFTNALLMESNFEGAKIDGADFTDAVLSRTQQKQLCAIANGTNSSTGESTEYSLGC from the coding sequence ATGATTAAATCAATTGTTTTCCCTTCACTAAAAAATGCATTAATTGCAATATTGCTTGTTGGAATTATATTTTTTAATTCTGTTAATTCTGCTTGGGCGAAACGACCTCCAGAGATTAGAAATCAGCAAGACCTTAATCTAGAACCAGATATGCATGGTCAAGATTTAAGTGGTAACGAATATGTTAAGTTTGACCTGAATGGGTTTAATTTCAGTGAAAGTAATTTAGAGGGTGCTGTATTTAATAATAGTAAATTGCAAAATGCAACTTTCACTGGTGCTAATTTAAGAGACGCTCTTGCCTATGCCACTGATTTTACAGATGCAGATCTTTCGGATGTTAATTTTACAAATGCTTTATTAATGGAGAGTAATTTTGAAGGAGCAAAAATAGATGGTGCTGATTTTACTGATGCTGTTCTTAGTCGTACACAACAAAAACAATTATGTGCGATTGCTAATGGCACAAATAGTTCTACAGGAGAGAGTACAGAATATAGTCTAGGTTGTTAA
- a CDS encoding GTP-binding protein has protein sequence MKKKIPVIVVSGFLGSGKTTFLRYLLKESNKKFGLIINEFGDVGIDGDLIKSCDRCDDTEDDCVIELNNGCLCCTVQDDFVPSIKALLEFNPLIESIIIETSGLALPIPLIQALNWPEIRSSIYLDVVVGIVNGESMLIGSPINDLDKIKKQHNNIDKIDHNASIEELFEEQLEVSDIVLVSRSDILNDDQFEFVKNKIKGGLNSSVPVLKSKNGKIDLNYLFDFQFKKETYKEFLTEEHDHNHVELVSDSIKLNYFLEKNDFEKEMSKILDELNILRIKGRIWIPNKSLPLQIQIVGKKINTWFEEAPDNCWRPNDNAGLELVIISFDEKSIKTFNRKIKEKFKILVT, from the coding sequence ATGAAAAAAAAAATACCCGTAATAGTAGTTTCAGGTTTTCTTGGCTCAGGTAAAACAACTTTTCTTAGATATTTATTAAAGGAGAGTAATAAAAAATTTGGTTTAATAATCAATGAATTTGGTGATGTTGGAATTGACGGTGATTTGATTAAAAGTTGCGATAGATGTGATGATACTGAAGACGACTGCGTAATCGAATTAAATAATGGATGTTTATGTTGTACTGTTCAAGATGATTTTGTTCCATCAATAAAAGCTCTCCTCGAATTTAATCCTCTTATCGAATCAATAATTATCGAAACAAGTGGCTTGGCACTACCAATTCCCTTAATTCAAGCACTTAACTGGCCTGAAATCAGGTCTTCTATCTACCTAGATGTTGTTGTTGGTATCGTTAATGGAGAATCAATGCTTATTGGTTCTCCAATTAATGATCTAGATAAAATAAAAAAACAACATAATAATATAGATAAAATTGATCACAACGCTTCTATTGAAGAACTTTTTGAGGAGCAACTTGAAGTCTCTGATATCGTTTTAGTTTCTAGATCAGACATCTTAAATGATGATCAATTTGAATTTGTAAAAAACAAAATCAAGGGAGGTCTAAACTCATCTGTGCCAGTCCTCAAATCCAAAAATGGCAAAATTGATTTAAATTACCTATTTGATTTTCAATTTAAAAAAGAGACTTATAAAGAATTTTTAACTGAAGAACATGATCATAATCATGTTGAGCTTGTATCAGATTCAATTAAATTAAATTATTTCCTTGAAAAAAATGACTTTGAAAAAGAGATGTCAAAAATCTTGGATGAATTAAACATTCTTCGCATAAAAGGACGTATTTGGATACCAAACAAATCATTGCCTTTACAAATACAAATTGTTGGAAAAAAAATTAATACTTGGTTTGAAGAGGCTCCAGACAACTGTTGGAGACCAAATGATAATGCTGGGCTTGAATTAGTAATAATTTCCTTTGATGAAAAATCTATAAAAACTTTTAATAGAAAAATTAAAGAGAAATTTAAGATTTTAGTGACCTAA
- the purS gene encoding phosphoribosylformylglycinamidine synthase subunit PurS gives MDQFAVKVFVRLRPSVLDPAGEATKSASIKLGAEGIKSLRIGKMIEVKIEGNGENEVREKIDLLCDRLFANTVIEDYEYSLEKL, from the coding sequence TTGGACCAATTTGCTGTAAAAGTTTTTGTAAGACTAAGACCTTCAGTTTTAGATCCAGCAGGGGAAGCTACTAAATCTGCTTCTATAAAACTTGGAGCCGAGGGAATAAAATCATTACGTATAGGAAAAATGATTGAAGTAAAAATAGAAGGTAATGGTGAAAACGAAGTAAGAGAAAAAATTGATTTGTTGTGTGATAGGTTATTCGCTAATACTGTTATTGAAGATTATGAGTATTCACTAGAAAAGTTATAA
- the purQ gene encoding phosphoribosylformylglycinamidine synthase subunit PurQ: MDNFTVGVVVFPGSNCDRDVSWALEGCLDIRTKYLWHESSDLRDIDAIVLPGGFSYGDYLRCGAIARFSPLINALDEFVKSGKRVLGICNGFQILTESGFLPGALVANKNLNFICDDVELDIVSSKGGWFNNGDEKQTIKLPIAHGEGRYYCDSDTLKKLLDNELIALRYKINPNGSSFDIAGITNEQGNVLGLMPHPERACDETIGGTDGLFTLKSLLLK, translated from the coding sequence ATGGATAATTTTACTGTAGGAGTTGTTGTCTTCCCTGGTTCTAATTGTGATCGTGATGTTTCATGGGCACTGGAAGGTTGTTTAGACATAAGAACAAAATACTTGTGGCATGAGTCTTCAGATTTAAGAGATATAGATGCAATAGTTTTACCTGGAGGATTTAGCTATGGTGATTATTTAAGATGCGGAGCAATTGCGAGATTCTCTCCATTAATAAATGCCTTGGATGAGTTTGTTAAAAGCGGAAAAAGAGTTTTAGGTATTTGTAATGGGTTTCAAATTTTGACAGAATCAGGTTTTTTGCCTGGTGCTCTTGTTGCAAATAAAAATCTAAATTTTATATGTGATGACGTTGAACTTGATATTGTTTCTTCAAAAGGAGGTTGGTTTAATAATGGGGATGAAAAACAAACTATTAAGTTGCCAATAGCGCATGGGGAAGGAAGATATTATTGTGATTCTGATACTTTAAAAAAACTTTTAGATAATGAATTGATCGCTTTGAGATATAAGATTAATCCTAATGGATCTTCATTCGACATAGCAGGTATAACTAATGAACAGGGAAATGTTTTAGGTTTAATGCCACATCCAGAGCGAGCATGTGACGAGACAATTGGTGGGACTGATGGTCTCTTTACATTAAAATCATTATTATTGAAATAA
- the fba gene encoding class II fructose-bisphosphate aldolase (catalyzes the reversible aldol condensation of dihydroxyacetonephosphate and glyceraldehyde 3-phosphate in the Calvin cycle, glycolysis, and/or gluconeogenesis), which yields MALVPLRLLLDHAAENGYGIPAFNVNNLEQVQAIMEAAYETDSPVILQASRGARNYAGEIFLRHLILAATETYPNIPVVMHQDHGNEPSTCYSAAINGFTSVMMDGSLEADAKTPASYEYNVAVTKKVVDFAHSVGVSVEGELGCLGSLETGKGEAEDGHGFEGELSTDMLLTDPDEAADFVAKTKVDALAIAIGTSHGAYKFTRKPTGEVLAISRIAEIHKALPNTHLVMHGSSSVPQEWLDIINKYGGEIPQTYGVPVEEIQEGIRNGVRKVNIDTDNRLAFTAAVREAAFADKANFDPRHFNKPARKYMKQVCLDRYKQFWCEGQASKIKQNSTNYFADLYAKGDLDPKVKATV from the coding sequence ATGGCCCTCGTTCCACTAAGACTACTTTTAGATCACGCTGCTGAGAATGGTTACGGTATTCCAGCTTTCAATGTTAATAATCTTGAGCAAGTTCAAGCAATCATGGAAGCAGCATACGAAACTGATAGTCCTGTAATCCTCCAAGCTTCAAGAGGGGCAAGAAATTATGCAGGAGAAATTTTCCTACGTCATCTAATCCTTGCTGCTACAGAAACATATCCCAATATTCCAGTGGTAATGCATCAAGACCATGGTAATGAGCCATCAACATGCTATTCAGCAGCAATAAATGGTTTCACATCAGTAATGATGGATGGTTCTCTAGAGGCAGATGCAAAAACACCCGCTAGTTACGAATATAATGTTGCAGTTACAAAAAAAGTAGTGGATTTTGCTCATTCAGTTGGAGTTAGTGTTGAAGGAGAATTAGGTTGCTTAGGTTCATTAGAAACAGGAAAAGGTGAGGCAGAAGATGGTCATGGGTTTGAAGGTGAACTTTCTACAGATATGCTTTTGACTGATCCTGACGAAGCTGCAGATTTTGTTGCTAAAACAAAAGTTGATGCATTAGCTATTGCTATAGGTACAAGTCATGGTGCTTATAAATTCACAAGAAAACCTACAGGAGAAGTTCTTGCAATAAGTAGAATTGCTGAAATTCATAAAGCACTTCCAAATACCCATCTTGTAATGCATGGATCTAGTTCAGTCCCTCAGGAATGGTTAGATATCATTAACAAATATGGTGGTGAAATTCCTCAAACATATGGGGTTCCTGTTGAAGAAATTCAAGAGGGAATAAGAAATGGAGTTAGAAAAGTCAACATTGATACTGATAACAGACTTGCTTTTACTGCCGCGGTTAGAGAAGCAGCATTTGCTGACAAGGCAAACTTCGACCCAAGACATTTCAACAAACCTGCTAGAAAATACATGAAGCAAGTTTGTCTTGACAGATACAAGCAATTCTGGTGTGAAGGTCAAGCAAGTAAGATCAAACAAAACAGTACCAATTATTTTGCTGATCTTTACGCTAAAGGTGACTTAGATCCAAAAGTAAAAGCTACTGTTTAA
- a CDS encoding class I fructose-bisphosphate aldolase — MALNYYKNELKENAQLLASKGKGILAVDESTKTVGKRLAGIGVENTEDNRKAYRGMLFTTEDLGKYISGAILFEETLYQNHQDGESMVKKLNDLGIIPGIKVDKGLNPLPGGGDVETFCSGLDGLVERAAKYYEQGARFAKWRAVLQITNDGCPSKLSIQENAWGLARYARSVQESGLVPIIEPEILMDGDHTIEKTAEVQEEVIKQVYIACQANGVFLEGTLLKPSMTVNGADCPTKADPMKVAEMTIRTMERCVPASVPGIVFLSGGLSEEAASVYLNNMNTLYRKALWNVSFSYGRALQHSCLKAWKGSDVEGGQKALIARAQANSEASKGAYVAGSQPSSDEQLFVAGYTY, encoded by the coding sequence ATGGCTTTAAATTATTACAAAAATGAGCTTAAAGAAAATGCTCAATTACTAGCTTCTAAAGGGAAAGGGATATTAGCGGTAGATGAATCCACTAAAACAGTAGGTAAAAGACTCGCTGGAATTGGCGTTGAGAATACTGAAGACAATAGGAAGGCATATAGAGGAATGCTTTTTACTACAGAAGATCTTGGTAAATATATAAGTGGAGCAATCCTCTTCGAAGAAACTCTTTATCAGAATCACCAAGATGGTGAGTCAATGGTTAAGAAACTAAATGATTTAGGTATTATTCCAGGTATAAAGGTTGATAAAGGCCTAAATCCACTTCCAGGAGGAGGAGATGTAGAAACTTTTTGCTCTGGCCTAGATGGGTTAGTTGAAAGAGCAGCTAAATATTATGAACAAGGTGCCAGATTTGCAAAGTGGAGAGCAGTTCTGCAAATTACAAATGATGGTTGTCCCTCAAAACTATCAATTCAAGAGAATGCTTGGGGATTAGCAAGGTATGCAAGATCAGTTCAAGAATCCGGGCTGGTACCAATTATTGAACCTGAAATTTTAATGGACGGAGATCATACTATTGAAAAAACTGCTGAAGTCCAAGAAGAGGTAATAAAGCAGGTTTATATTGCGTGTCAAGCAAATGGAGTTTTTCTAGAAGGAACCCTATTAAAACCTTCTATGACTGTCAATGGAGCAGATTGTCCAACAAAGGCTGATCCTATGAAAGTTGCTGAAATGACAATCAGAACTATGGAAAGATGTGTTCCTGCATCAGTGCCTGGAATAGTATTCTTATCAGGAGGGTTAAGCGAAGAAGCTGCTTCTGTTTATTTAAATAATATGAACACTCTTTACAGGAAAGCTTTATGGAATGTTTCATTCTCCTATGGAAGAGCATTACAGCACTCATGCTTAAAGGCTTGGAAAGGAAGCGACGTTGAAGGAGGTCAAAAAGCATTAATAGCAAGAGCTCAAGCAAACTCTGAAGCTTCAAAAGGTGCCTATGTAGCAGGATCTCAACCTTCATCTGATGAGCAATTGTTTGTAGCAGGCTACACTTACTAA
- a CDS encoding Gfo/Idh/MocA family protein: protein MNTKNKKLKIAIAGLGFGKKVHLEALKESDYLTPVAIYHYETKQKSILEKETGLEFFHNWEELVKSPKIDGIIIATPPESRFKLAKQALENNKNLLLEKPVAISSSEIEELQRISLMNNLSVCVDFEYRAVPLFLQTKKLIDENILGDIYLVKLDWLMGSRSDPKRSWNWYSLEEKGGGVIGALGTHAFDMLNWFFGEAINVSGKLATSIKKRPLTNSSDLNDVTSEDVCLANIEISNYSSNLIPCQVSLSSISKNGRGFSFEIYGSEGSLILKSENQKDYVHGFNLKYSNNENKMQNLTADSSFNFEKTWTDGRIAPVLRIQNLWAKSIINRTPVIPGLFEGLASHKVCEAIRESSKSGLSIKI from the coding sequence ATGAATACTAAAAATAAAAAATTAAAAATAGCAATAGCTGGATTAGGGTTTGGTAAAAAAGTCCATTTAGAGGCATTAAAAGAGTCTGATTATTTAACTCCTGTAGCTATTTATCATTATGAGACTAAGCAAAAATCGATACTAGAAAAAGAAACTGGATTAGAGTTCTTTCATAATTGGGAAGAATTAGTTAAATCTCCAAAAATTGATGGGATTATAATTGCTACCCCTCCTGAATCAAGATTTAAATTAGCAAAACAAGCTCTTGAGAATAATAAAAATTTGCTTCTAGAAAAACCCGTTGCAATATCCTCCTCAGAAATTGAAGAGCTTCAGAGAATATCATTGATGAATAATTTAAGCGTATGTGTTGATTTTGAATATAGAGCAGTACCTCTTTTCCTTCAGACAAAAAAACTTATTGATGAAAATATCTTAGGAGATATATATTTAGTCAAATTAGATTGGTTAATGGGCAGTAGATCCGACCCCAAAAGATCCTGGAATTGGTATTCATTAGAAGAAAAAGGTGGAGGAGTTATTGGCGCCTTAGGTACTCATGCATTCGATATGTTGAATTGGTTTTTTGGAGAAGCAATAAACGTGTCTGGCAAGTTAGCAACATCAATAAAAAAAAGACCTTTAACTAATTCATCTGATTTAAATGATGTTACGAGTGAAGATGTATGTTTAGCCAATATAGAAATATCAAACTACAGCTCGAATCTTATTCCATGTCAGGTATCTTTATCATCGATTTCTAAAAATGGTAGAGGATTTAGTTTTGAAATATATGGGAGCGAAGGTTCACTTATTCTTAAAAGCGAAAACCAAAAAGATTATGTACATGGTTTTAATTTGAAATATTCAAATAACGAAAATAAAATGCAAAATTTAACTGCAGATTCAAGTTTTAATTTTGAAAAAACATGGACTGATGGGAGAATAGCTCCAGTTTTGAGAATTCAAAATTTATGGGCTAAGAGTATAATTAATAGAACACCTGTAATCCCAGGCTTATTTGAGGGACTTGCTAGTCATAAAGTTTGCGAAGCCATAAGAGAATCTTCGAAAAGTGGATTAAGTATCAAAATTTAA
- the accD gene encoding acetyl-CoA carboxylase, carboxyltransferase subunit beta, with amino-acid sequence MSLIDWFAARRKDQFVGKVSQDTDEGDGLWVKCSECSQVAYRKDLITNFNVCSNCGHHNRINSDERINIIADKNSFEEFDSSLSPTDPLGFKDRRSYADRIKESQAGTGLRDGVVTGICSVNSMPLALAVMDFRFMGGSMGSVVGEKITRIIERATLENFPILIVCASGGARMQEGMLSLMQMAKISGALKKHKEKNLLYMPLLTHPTTGGVTASFAMLGDLILAEPKALIGFAGRRVIEQTLREKLPDNFQTAEYLLEHGFVDVIVRRKDLKDTLTKILKIHGVKKLAKANI; translated from the coding sequence GTGTCATTAATCGACTGGTTTGCCGCAAGGCGTAAAGATCAATTTGTTGGGAAAGTTTCGCAAGATACTGATGAGGGAGATGGTTTGTGGGTTAAATGTTCAGAATGTTCGCAAGTAGCCTATAGAAAAGACCTAATTACAAATTTCAATGTTTGTAGTAATTGCGGGCACCACAATAGGATAAATAGCGATGAAAGGATAAATATAATTGCTGACAAAAATTCATTCGAAGAGTTTGATAGTTCACTAAGTCCTACAGATCCTTTAGGTTTTAAAGATAGAAGATCATATGCTGATCGAATTAAAGAAAGTCAAGCAGGCACAGGTTTAAGAGATGGAGTCGTAACAGGTATCTGTTCTGTAAATTCAATGCCTTTAGCATTAGCTGTTATGGATTTTAGATTTATGGGAGGATCCATGGGTTCAGTAGTTGGTGAAAAAATTACAAGGATAATTGAAAGAGCAACTTTAGAAAATTTTCCAATTCTTATTGTTTGCGCATCAGGTGGAGCAAGGATGCAAGAAGGCATGTTAAGTCTCATGCAAATGGCAAAAATATCTGGAGCACTAAAAAAACATAAAGAAAAAAATCTTCTTTATATGCCCTTATTAACTCATCCAACCACTGGGGGGGTAACAGCAAGCTTTGCAATGTTAGGTGATTTAATTTTGGCGGAACCTAAAGCTCTTATTGGATTTGCTGGAAGAAGAGTTATAGAACAAACATTAAGAGAAAAATTACCCGATAATTTTCAAACAGCTGAATATCTGCTTGAGCATGGTTTTGTTGATGTAATAGTTAGAAGGAAAGATCTCAAAGATACTCTGACTAAAATTTTAAAAATTCATGGTGTAAAAAAACTTGCAAAAGCAAATATATAA
- a CDS encoding phosphoribulokinase: MSKRHPVVAVTGSSGAGTSTVKRAFEHIFAREDIVPAVVEGDSYHRFERMHMKKAMADALSKGENFSHFGPEANLFDKLEELFKIYGETGGGKKRYYLHSLEEAEEHNTRLGTSLEPGQFTPWEDIPEGTDVLFYEGLHGGVEGDGYNVASYADLLVGVVPITNLEWIQKIHRDNAERGYSAETIVDTILRRMPDYINHICPQFSKTDINFQRIPTIDTSNPFICRNIPTPDESFVIIHFRKGAREKWGIDFQYLLGMINDSFMSSPTSIVVNGGKMGFAMELILTPIIHKMIEEKNK, from the coding sequence ATGTCAAAACGTCATCCAGTAGTTGCTGTAACAGGATCTTCAGGAGCAGGAACAAGTACAGTAAAAAGAGCCTTTGAGCATATTTTTGCCAGAGAAGATATTGTTCCTGCAGTTGTAGAAGGTGATAGTTACCACAGATTTGAAAGAATGCATATGAAAAAAGCTATGGCAGACGCTCTTTCAAAAGGTGAAAATTTCTCTCATTTTGGTCCAGAGGCTAATCTTTTTGACAAGCTAGAAGAACTTTTTAAAATCTATGGTGAAACTGGAGGAGGAAAGAAAAGATATTATCTACATAGTCTTGAAGAAGCAGAAGAGCACAATACAAGGCTAGGGACATCCTTGGAACCTGGACAATTTACTCCATGGGAAGATATTCCTGAGGGAACAGACGTACTTTTTTATGAAGGTTTGCATGGCGGGGTAGAAGGTGATGGATACAATGTGGCATCTTATGCTGATTTACTTGTTGGTGTTGTTCCAATTACAAATTTAGAGTGGATTCAAAAAATCCATAGAGATAACGCAGAAAGAGGTTACTCAGCGGAAACCATTGTGGATACTATATTGAGAAGAATGCCTGATTATATAAATCACATCTGCCCACAATTCAGCAAAACTGATATTAATTTCCAAAGAATTCCCACAATTGACACTTCTAATCCTTTCATATGCAGGAATATCCCAACTCCTGATGAGAGCTTTGTTATCATACATTTTAGAAAAGGGGCAAGAGAGAAATGGGGGATTGATTTTCAATACTTGCTTGGAATGATTAACGATTCATTTATGTCAAGTCCAACAAGTATCGTTGTAAATGGAGGAAAAATGGGTTTCGCAATGGAACTAATTCTCACTCCAATAATTCATAAAATGATTGAGGAGAAAAATAAATAA
- the leuB gene encoding 3-isopropylmalate dehydrogenase — MKKYKIVLLSGDGIGPEISEVSKKVLKKLSKNHNFDIEIIEKLFGGIAYEKYGTPAPDETLDQCKKSDAVLLACVGDIKYDSLARELRPESGLLKLRSALNLFANIRPVKIRKSLLDASTLKKDIVEHVDLIVVRELIGGIYFGKPRGHITNTKIPKAFNTMVYDSAEIERITEIAIKIANQRTKKICSVDKSNVLEVSQLWRDTVLNIISKDKNISLSNMYVDNAAMQLVRDPGQFDVILTSNLFGDILSDLAAMLTGSIGMLPSASLNNNGPGVFEPVHGSAPDIAGKNIANPIAMLLSASMMLKIGLNEEEAAKNLETAVDKVLSKGFRTADLADGSPEVLSCSEIGDKIMDEI; from the coding sequence ATGAAGAAATATAAGATTGTTTTATTGTCAGGTGACGGAATTGGACCAGAGATTTCAGAAGTTTCAAAAAAAGTTTTAAAAAAGCTTTCAAAAAATCATAACTTCGATATTGAGATTATTGAAAAATTATTTGGAGGGATAGCTTATGAAAAATATGGGACTCCTGCTCCAGATGAGACACTAGATCAATGCAAAAAAAGTGATGCTGTACTTTTAGCATGTGTTGGAGATATTAAATATGACTCTCTTGCAAGAGAATTAAGACCAGAAAGTGGGTTACTTAAGTTAAGATCTGCCCTAAACCTTTTCGCAAATATCAGGCCTGTCAAAATAAGAAAATCTCTATTAGATGCAAGTACATTAAAAAAGGATATCGTAGAGCATGTAGATCTTATTGTTGTAAGAGAATTAATAGGGGGAATTTATTTTGGAAAACCAAGAGGACATATCACAAATACAAAAATCCCAAAAGCTTTCAATACAATGGTTTATGATTCGGCAGAAATAGAGAGAATAACTGAAATAGCAATAAAAATTGCTAACCAAAGAACTAAAAAAATATGTTCTGTTGATAAATCAAACGTTCTTGAGGTTAGTCAATTGTGGAGAGATACAGTTTTAAATATCATCTCAAAAGATAAAAATATATCTCTAAGCAATATGTACGTTGATAATGCGGCAATGCAATTAGTTAGAGATCCTGGTCAATTTGATGTAATTTTAACTAGTAATTTATTTGGAGACATTCTAAGCGATTTAGCCGCAATGTTAACTGGTTCCATTGGTATGCTTCCATCTGCTTCTCTAAACAATAATGGCCCAGGAGTTTTTGAACCTGTTCATGGTTCCGCTCCCGATATAGCAGGTAAAAACATAGCGAATCCTATAGCAATGCTTTTATCTGCTTCCATGATGTTAAAAATTGGATTAAATGAAGAAGAAGCTGCAAAAAATTTAGAAACTGCCGTTGATAAAGTTTTATCAAAAGGATTTAGAACAGCAGATTTAGCTGATGGGTCTCCTGAAGTTTTATCTTGCAGTGAAATCGGAGATAAAATAATGGATGAAATTTAA
- the lpxD gene encoding UDP-3-O-(3-hydroxymyristoyl)glucosamine N-acyltransferase has protein sequence MLLSDLVDLIKKGNSNFISANIVEDLNIDDAASLDAADNHQISFLEENNILKEQLDQTKASAIITTNNNEIVSILKKLNISNIIVKNPRIAFAEVLNCLYKKINFIPGIHASAVIDKTAIIGADCYIGPNVYIGENTVIGDKNHILPGSSILGNVRIGDNNIIHPNCVIYENTTLKNNCVINSNSVIGSEGFGFIPKDGKWVKMPQKGGVKIMSFVEIGTNCCIDRPAVGFTFIDEGTKLDNLVQIGHGVKIGKNCAFAAQVGIAGGANIGDGVILAGQVGVNNRVKVGNNVIASSKCGIHCDIEDGKVISGFPAMDNKSWLRSSSIFKKLPEIAKKLRQLDKQ, from the coding sequence ATGCTTTTAAGTGATTTAGTAGATCTAATAAAAAAAGGAAATTCAAATTTTATTAGTGCCAATATTGTAGAAGATTTAAATATAGATGATGCTGCCTCATTAGATGCTGCAGATAACCATCAAATATCTTTTTTAGAAGAAAATAATATCCTTAAAGAACAATTAGATCAAACTAAAGCATCAGCAATAATAACCACTAATAACAATGAAATCGTTAGTATCCTAAAGAAACTCAATATATCAAACATAATTGTTAAAAATCCTAGAATTGCATTTGCAGAGGTATTGAATTGTTTATACAAAAAGATCAATTTCATACCAGGGATTCACGCTTCAGCCGTCATAGATAAAACAGCAATTATTGGAGCAGATTGCTATATTGGACCTAATGTCTATATCGGAGAAAATACTGTAATTGGTGATAAAAATCATATTCTTCCTGGATCATCAATTTTAGGAAATGTAAGAATTGGAGATAATAATATAATTCATCCAAATTGTGTTATTTACGAAAATACCACTCTAAAAAATAATTGTGTAATTAATTCGAATTCTGTTATTGGTTCCGAGGGATTTGGTTTCATTCCTAAAGATGGCAAATGGGTAAAGATGCCTCAAAAAGGTGGCGTAAAAATAATGAGTTTTGTAGAAATTGGAACCAATTGCTGTATTGATAGACCCGCAGTAGGGTTTACTTTTATTGATGAGGGAACAAAGTTGGATAATTTAGTACAAATAGGTCATGGGGTTAAGATTGGTAAGAATTGTGCATTTGCAGCTCAAGTTGGTATCGCTGGGGGAGCAAATATTGGAGATGGTGTTATTTTGGCAGGGCAAGTAGGAGTTAATAATAGAGTAAAAGTTGGTAATAATGTCATAGCGAGTTCAAAATGCGGGATCCATTGTGACATAGAAGATGGCAAGGTAATTAGTGGTTTCCCTGCGATGGATAATAAATCATGGCTAAGGAGTTCAAGTATTTTTAAAAAATTACCTGAAATAGCAAAAAAACTTAGACAATTAGACAAGCAATAA